The Micromonospora sp. M71_S20 genome has a window encoding:
- a CDS encoding terpene synthase: MTGEVLRSLRSECPIPPRLSPYADRVQEWLVGDLLPGLGPAADDGAPQRLAHAGVARYAGRLYPGAAEADLRALTALFTWFFLVDDACDRPGRLGPDQIRALRAGALTLLHAGPRLRHAGLTGPLRRLLVRGWREPRRRMPARWRVRFAEAVADHLDGTWREAVNKAAGRRPGVAEYVALRRATSAAYVSYPLVEFVTGRPLPDPVHHHPLLREIADTGNDLLSWYNDLASLERDEATSGGHNLVLATAAERRVPVETAVGLTAERWRASMRRFVELRAAVPSFGPALDRAVADHLDGVANAVRATVDWTLESTRYGGGGGRLVDASASGGTPS; this comes from the coding sequence CCCCATCCCGCCCCGGCTCTCGCCGTACGCCGACCGGGTGCAGGAGTGGCTGGTCGGCGACCTGCTGCCGGGCCTCGGCCCGGCGGCTGACGACGGGGCGCCACAACGGCTGGCGCACGCCGGCGTCGCCCGGTACGCCGGCCGGCTCTACCCCGGCGCCGCCGAGGCCGACCTGCGGGCGCTGACGGCGCTGTTCACCTGGTTCTTCCTGGTCGACGACGCGTGTGACCGGCCGGGCCGGCTCGGCCCCGACCAGATCCGGGCGCTGCGCGCCGGCGCGCTCACGCTGCTGCACGCCGGTCCCCGGCTCCGGCACGCCGGCCTGACCGGGCCGCTGAGGCGGCTGCTGGTGCGCGGGTGGCGGGAGCCGCGCCGGCGGATGCCGGCCCGCTGGCGGGTGCGCTTCGCCGAGGCCGTCGCCGACCATCTCGACGGCACCTGGCGGGAGGCGGTGAACAAGGCGGCCGGCCGCCGTCCCGGCGTCGCCGAGTACGTCGCGCTGCGGCGCGCCACCTCCGCCGCGTACGTGTCGTATCCGCTGGTGGAGTTCGTCACCGGCCGCCCGCTGCCCGACCCGGTCCACCACCACCCGCTGCTGCGGGAGATCGCCGACACCGGCAACGACCTGCTCTCCTGGTACAACGACCTCGCCTCGCTGGAACGCGACGAGGCCACCTCCGGCGGGCACAACCTGGTGCTCGCGACGGCGGCCGAGCGGCGGGTGCCGGTGGAGACCGCGGTCGGCCTGACGGCCGAGCGCTGGCGGGCGTCGATGCGGCGCTTCGTCGAGCTGCGCGCCGCGGTGCCGTCGTTCGGCCCGGCGCTGGACCGGGCGGTCGCCGACCACCTCGACGGGGTGGCGAACGCCGTCCGGGCCACCGTCGACTGGACCCTGGAGAGCACCCGCTACGGCGGCGGGGGAGGGCGCCTCGTCGACGCCTCCGCCAGCGGAGGGACCCCCTCCTGA
- the mqnP gene encoding menaquinone biosynthesis prenyltransferase MqnP produces the protein MATAVEPAQRPGRVKSFLKLVAIEHSVFALPFAYLSALTAMQVDGGRVRWLDLLLITVAMVGARTFAMAANRILDRRIDARNPRTAGRELVTGAVSVRTAWTGAAVALVVFLAAAALLNPLCLVLAPLAVVPLVVYPYGKRFTNWPHAILAVAQAVGPVGAWLGVTGTLDGSWPAWLLGVAVGLWIGGFDLIYACQDAEVDRQIGVHSVPARYGLRFALHASTVAHVVTFALFLWFGALVGFGWLWWIGLGLTALAFGYQHLVVSPTDLSKVNRAFFTANGFVGIALFVFALLDLVVRLGLRA, from the coding sequence ATGGCCACCGCCGTCGAACCGGCGCAGCGGCCGGGCCGGGTGAAGTCCTTCCTAAAGCTGGTGGCGATCGAGCACTCCGTGTTCGCGCTGCCGTTCGCGTACCTGTCGGCGCTCACCGCCATGCAGGTCGACGGGGGGCGGGTCCGGTGGCTGGACCTGCTGCTGATCACCGTGGCGATGGTCGGCGCGCGGACGTTCGCGATGGCCGCGAACCGGATCCTGGACCGCCGGATCGACGCGCGGAACCCGCGTACCGCCGGCCGGGAACTGGTCACCGGGGCGGTCAGCGTGCGGACGGCCTGGACCGGCGCGGCCGTCGCGCTCGTGGTCTTCCTCGCCGCCGCCGCCCTGCTCAACCCGCTCTGCCTGGTGCTCGCGCCGCTCGCGGTGGTGCCGCTGGTCGTCTACCCGTACGGCAAGCGGTTCACCAACTGGCCGCACGCGATCCTGGCCGTCGCCCAGGCCGTCGGCCCGGTCGGCGCCTGGCTGGGCGTCACCGGCACCCTCGACGGCTCCTGGCCGGCGTGGCTGCTCGGCGTGGCCGTCGGCCTCTGGATCGGCGGCTTCGACCTCATCTACGCCTGCCAGGACGCCGAGGTGGACCGGCAGATCGGCGTGCACAGCGTGCCGGCCCGCTACGGGCTGCGGTTCGCGCTGCACGCCTCCACCGTGGCGCACGTGGTGACGTTCGCGCTGTTCCTCTGGTTCGGGGCGCTGGTCGGCTTCGGCTGGCTCTGGTGGATCGGGCTGGGGCTGACCGCCCTCGCCTTCGGCTACCAGCACCTGGTGGTCAGCCCGACCGACCTGAGCAAGGTCAACCGGGCCTTCTTCACCGCCAACGGCTTCGTCGGCATCGCGCTGTTCGTCTTCGCCCTGCTCGACCTGGTCGTCCGCCTCGGCCTGCGCGCCTGA